From one Formosa sediminum genomic stretch:
- the dtd gene encoding D-aminoacyl-tRNA deacylase: protein MKAVIQRVSKASVTIENKIVANINQGLLILLGVTDSDSQEDVEWLSRKIANLRIFEDEHGVMNTSLLDINGEAIVVSQFTLYAATKKGNRPSYIKAAKPDIAIPLYKAFVGQLEGDLGRNVQTGEFGADMKVELLNDGPVTIIIDTKSKE, encoded by the coding sequence ATGAAAGCAGTAATTCAGCGTGTTTCTAAAGCCAGTGTTACTATTGAAAATAAAATAGTGGCAAATATTAATCAAGGGTTATTAATTTTATTAGGTGTAACCGACTCCGATAGTCAGGAAGATGTAGAATGGTTATCAAGAAAAATAGCCAATCTTCGTATTTTTGAAGATGAACACGGTGTTATGAATACTTCACTATTAGACATTAATGGGGAAGCAATAGTAGTAAGTCAATTTACACTTTATGCTGCCACAAAAAAAGGCAATAGACCCAGTTATATTAAAGCAGCTAAACCGGACATTGCTATCCCTTTATACAAAGCGTTTGTGGGGCAATTAGAAGGCGATTTAGGACGAAACGTGCAAACAGGGGAGTTTGGTGCAGACATGAAAGTAGAGCTCTTAAATGATGGCCCTGTAACCATAATTATTGACACAAAAAGTAAAGAGTAA